From Veillonella dispar, one genomic window encodes:
- a CDS encoding ComF family protein: MSLWDFLFPPVCPHCGASVATQGDWCETCFNDLLHIRHVPHKFLHYVDDVCVLADYCGGLKSMIYDVKFNEKKEQSKGAAPFLASYNFYMNYDESNIVQGNCKTIYDYIVPVPSSEMKKKKRGYNQVDLFFKKWAYSLEKIDKPYFVWLDCIYKFDTSNDMWSLTHKERHQNIENAFVIKAEYKDIDFSTKRILIVDDIYTTGATIEAVAKVLRSYNPSRLDALTLASGSF; encoded by the coding sequence ATGAGTCTTTGGGATTTCCTATTTCCACCTGTATGTCCTCACTGTGGTGCCTCTGTAGCAACACAAGGGGATTGGTGTGAAACTTGTTTTAACGATCTATTACATATTCGTCATGTGCCACATAAATTTTTACATTATGTAGATGATGTGTGTGTGCTAGCAGACTATTGTGGTGGTCTAAAGTCTATGATTTACGATGTAAAATTTAATGAAAAAAAGGAGCAGTCCAAGGGGGCTGCTCCTTTTTTAGCATCGTACAACTTTTACATGAATTATGATGAGTCTAATATTGTACAGGGGAATTGTAAGACTATCTATGATTATATAGTTCCTGTACCGTCTAGTGAGATGAAGAAGAAAAAGAGGGGCTATAATCAGGTCGATTTGTTCTTTAAAAAATGGGCATACTCGTTAGAGAAAATAGATAAGCCATATTTTGTATGGCTAGATTGTATATATAAGTTTGATACTTCTAATGATATGTGGTCCTTAACCCATAAAGAACGACATCAAAATATAGAGAATGCTTTTGTGATCAAAGCAGAGTATAAAGATATTGATTTCTCCACAAAGCGTATTTTAATTGTAGATGATATTTATACTACAGGGGCAACAATCGAAGCCGTAGCTAAGGTTCTTAGGTCCTATAATCCTAGTAGACTCGATGCTTTAACACTAGCTAGCGGTAGTTTTTAA
- a CDS encoding HD-GYP domain-containing protein: MFMLSLMQPSGLYELEKDSLEAISAQLLQMIQMKSYHLYTHSIQVSNYAVSIAAKMGLPLNEIEQIRHAALLHDVGLLMVPNALIQKSPYLNKQEMSKYKQHAASGANMIENYPCCQQILPYIRYHHEKWDGSGYPKHLRGANIPLGARIIAVADYYDTTVNPSTEFWAKTKAKAKEELFSASGSLFDPDVVKAFIDVLG; the protein is encoded by the coding sequence ATGTTTATGTTATCATTAATGCAACCATCTGGGTTGTACGAACTGGAGAAGGACAGTTTAGAAGCCATTAGCGCTCAGCTTTTGCAGATGATACAAATGAAAAGCTATCATCTGTACACTCATTCTATCCAAGTTTCAAACTATGCAGTTAGTATTGCTGCTAAAATGGGTTTACCATTAAATGAAATTGAACAAATTCGCCATGCAGCATTACTTCATGACGTAGGATTATTAATGGTACCTAATGCATTAATCCAAAAATCTCCATATCTTAATAAACAAGAAATGTCCAAGTATAAGCAACATGCTGCAAGTGGTGCGAATATGATCGAAAACTACCCTTGCTGCCAACAAATCTTGCCTTATATTCGTTACCATCATGAAAAATGGGATGGCTCTGGTTACCCTAAACATTTGCGTGGTGCTAACATCCCATTAGGAGCTAGAATCATTGCTGTTGCAGATTATTATGATACAACAGTTAATCCTTCTACAGAATTTTGGGCAAAGACAAAAGCTAAAGCAAAAGAAGAACTCTTTAGTGCATCCGGCTCTCTCTTTGATCCAGATGTAGTAAAAGCATTTATCGATGTGCTAGGCTAA